One genomic region from Terriglobus aquaticus encodes:
- a CDS encoding TolC family protein produces the protein MLCPKILAAALLFQSPATLLYAGQNPASFPVATTPLTLAEAESIALANQPRLQAAQARANAAAARVRQTRSAYLPTAAFNATGVRVADTGTSTAAGALTTSALSNRFAYGGQLTQLVTDFGRTSALVSSSRYNEQAQESAATLTKAQVRLNVRAAFYQVLGAEAVLHAAQAAQSNRHLVAQQLNALAQSELRSTVDVNFAEVLASEADLAVVRAQSVVAQQRAHLTTAMGVSKTITAPLAESAMPGPLPPAPDALQSQAQSQRADLGIAEAQQKSAQQFATAEKRLQYPTLTVGAAAGDIPFRDHTLHDSYAAAGFNLNIPIFNGGLFTARRAEAESEARARSSDVAELHLEITEQVRNSWQRANEAYQSLAVTDRLVAQSKEALRLARARYDAGLGTIVELNEAQVNETSAEIAVADANYTYLSRRAELDFAAGLLN, from the coding sequence ATGCTCTGTCCCAAAATTCTTGCTGCTGCTCTCCTGTTCCAATCTCCTGCGACCCTGCTGTATGCCGGCCAGAACCCCGCTTCCTTCCCGGTGGCAACAACGCCACTGACGCTTGCAGAGGCTGAGAGCATTGCCCTGGCCAACCAACCGCGACTGCAGGCAGCGCAGGCGCGTGCCAATGCCGCTGCCGCCCGAGTGCGCCAGACGCGGTCGGCATATCTGCCGACTGCAGCCTTCAATGCGACCGGTGTGCGCGTAGCGGATACGGGCACCTCCACCGCTGCAGGTGCCCTTACCACTTCGGCACTCTCCAACCGCTTTGCCTATGGCGGCCAGCTTACCCAATTGGTGACGGACTTCGGACGTACCAGTGCCCTGGTCAGCAGTTCCCGGTACAACGAACAGGCACAGGAAAGCGCAGCGACGCTGACGAAAGCGCAGGTGCGTTTGAACGTCCGCGCGGCGTTCTACCAGGTACTCGGTGCCGAGGCCGTGCTGCACGCCGCGCAAGCGGCACAGAGCAATCGTCACCTTGTAGCCCAACAGTTGAACGCACTGGCACAGAGCGAACTGCGTTCCACGGTAGACGTGAATTTTGCCGAGGTGCTCGCCAGCGAAGCGGATCTGGCGGTTGTCCGCGCCCAAAGTGTCGTCGCACAGCAAAGAGCGCACCTGACTACAGCAATGGGCGTGTCGAAGACCATCACGGCACCACTTGCTGAATCCGCGATGCCGGGGCCGCTCCCACCCGCTCCGGATGCGTTGCAGTCGCAGGCGCAATCGCAACGCGCCGATCTCGGGATTGCGGAAGCGCAGCAGAAGTCGGCGCAGCAGTTTGCAACAGCCGAAAAGCGTTTACAGTATCCAACGCTGACCGTTGGAGCCGCCGCTGGCGACATCCCCTTTCGCGACCACACCCTGCACGACAGCTATGCCGCTGCTGGCTTCAATTTGAACATCCCGATCTTCAACGGCGGCCTGTTCACGGCGCGCAGAGCGGAAGCCGAATCGGAGGCCCGCGCCCGAAGCAGCGATGTTGCGGAGCTGCACCTGGAGATCACGGAGCAGGTTCGGAACAGCTGGCAGCGCGCCAACGAGGCATACCAGAGCCTTGCGGTGACAGATCGCCTGGTGGCGCAAAGCAAGGAAGCCCTGCGGCTTGCGCGGGCCCGTTACGACGCGGGGCTCGGAACCATCGTCGAGCTGAACGAAGCGCAGGTCAACGAAACATCCGCGGAGATCGCTGTTGCAGATGCGAATTACACCTATCTCTCGCGTCGGGCCGAGCTCGACTTCGCCGCTGGGCTGCTTAACTGA
- a CDS encoding ATP-binding protein produces MNWLLAKQIRGRLTAWYVGVLAAILATYLVVVFLFQYRIVASQIYHDEVQDVETVEGLLYFESNGKLQLQQNYFSRPQSHLLIDRLMEVRDLSGAVLYRTPNLGGVSLGGSTMPGEGDSSFNQRIVRMPDGSHVSLISHLHTLQGHVLLIRLGYSLVPFHQRMKQFLGILLLAFPVALILAGIAGYQIAKRAFVPLEEMARKAKQITASNLHDRLRIADANDELGHMGQAFNELLDRLEQAFQQLNSFTADAAHELRTPLAAIRAVGEVSLQQPATSERGKEAVVSMLEEASRLDETISGLLLLARAERAGAVGPNRFSLVDVVHEVAEVLEVLAEERRIRLVTSVRDEEHNAVVTGDRSLIRSAIMNVVHNAIKFSPVDSTVQITYSVSDTASRTIEVVVQDQGPGIPLAEVDAVFGRFYTGSSKNGHESQSTGLGLSIAKLVVERSGGEIRFDRHTQTGARCVIRLPAHHLRETS; encoded by the coding sequence ATGAACTGGCTGCTTGCAAAGCAGATTCGCGGCCGGCTGACTGCTTGGTACGTTGGGGTGCTGGCGGCGATCTTGGCCACTTACCTGGTTGTAGTGTTTCTGTTTCAGTACCGCATCGTAGCGAGCCAGATCTACCACGATGAGGTGCAGGACGTGGAGACGGTCGAAGGCCTGTTGTATTTCGAGAGCAACGGCAAACTGCAATTGCAACAGAACTACTTCAGCCGCCCGCAGTCACATCTGCTGATCGATCGCTTGATGGAGGTTCGGGATCTGTCTGGGGCAGTGCTTTATCGAACGCCGAATCTGGGAGGGGTCTCGCTGGGTGGATCGACGATGCCGGGCGAAGGAGACTCGAGCTTCAACCAGCGTATTGTCCGCATGCCGGACGGTTCGCACGTGTCACTGATCAGCCATTTGCACACGTTGCAAGGGCACGTGCTGCTTATTCGGCTTGGCTATAGCCTGGTGCCGTTCCATCAGCGAATGAAGCAGTTTCTCGGCATCCTGCTGCTAGCCTTTCCGGTGGCGTTGATCCTCGCTGGCATCGCAGGCTACCAGATCGCCAAGCGCGCTTTCGTTCCCCTGGAAGAGATGGCGCGCAAAGCGAAACAGATCACTGCCAGCAACCTGCATGACCGTTTGCGTATCGCCGATGCGAACGACGAACTAGGACACATGGGGCAGGCCTTCAACGAACTACTCGACAGGCTTGAGCAAGCATTTCAACAGCTGAACAGCTTCACCGCAGACGCCGCGCACGAGCTTCGAACGCCGCTTGCTGCAATCCGCGCGGTAGGCGAAGTCTCACTGCAACAGCCCGCGACGAGTGAGCGTGGTAAAGAAGCGGTGGTCAGCATGCTGGAGGAAGCCTCCCGCTTGGACGAGACGATCAGCGGCCTGCTTCTGCTGGCCCGGGCAGAAAGGGCGGGAGCAGTCGGACCCAACCGATTTTCTCTAGTGGACGTTGTACATGAGGTCGCGGAGGTACTAGAGGTCCTTGCGGAAGAACGCCGCATCCGGCTCGTTACAAGTGTTCGCGACGAAGAGCACAACGCCGTTGTTACGGGCGATCGAAGCCTGATCCGCAGCGCGATCATGAACGTGGTTCACAATGCAATCAAGTTTTCTCCCGTCGATTCCACGGTGCAGATTACGTACTCCGTTTCCGACACCGCGTCCAGAACGATCGAGGTGGTCGTTCAAGATCAAGGTCCGGGCATCCCATTAGCGGAGGTGGATGCAGTGTTCGGCCGCTTCTACACTGGTTCAAGTAAGAACGGGCATGAATCCCAGTCCACCGGACTCGGCTTGTCTATCGCGAAGCTGGTTGTCGAAAGATCTGGAGGGGAGATCCGATTTGACAGGCACACGCAGACCGGTGCTCGCTGTGTAATCCGATTGCCGGCACACCACCTGCGTGAAACGAGCTGA
- a CDS encoding DUF190 domain-containing protein, with product MLAVGPATKVTIYLNQDTGSPQGFLRDEILTFLRQKEVGIGGATVLHAFAGYGSHGQLHKADEHDVAGLHLPVVIFFVEAQEKVESILPALLDLVTDGMIEAHPTQILKRVASKERVIS from the coding sequence ATGCTGGCAGTCGGACCTGCAACAAAGGTGACCATTTACCTGAACCAAGATACGGGTTCTCCGCAAGGATTTCTGCGCGACGAAATCCTGACCTTTCTGCGGCAGAAAGAGGTCGGCATTGGGGGCGCAACGGTTCTTCACGCCTTCGCCGGCTATGGCTCTCATGGTCAACTGCATAAGGCAGACGAACACGACGTGGCAGGGCTGCATCTTCCCGTTGTCATCTTCTTCGTGGAAGCGCAAGAGAAGGTGGAATCAATTCTCCCGGCGCTGCTGGATCTGGTGACAGACGGGATGATCGAGGCGCACCCAACGCAGATCCTGAAACGCGTCGCCTCCAAGGAGCGGGTCATCTCCTGA
- a CDS encoding beta-N-acetylhexosaminidase, whose protein sequence is MPGFLRAKQFHSSSLLSQILMLTMSAPMLGHTAAGQSKASVPPASASPLRQNVTVPALMPLPASWTTGTGSMQIDAGFQVVLTGYREPRLERAAQRLQQRIARKTGISFLPQSDGKHLALTVSTAGASKAVQELGEDESYVLKVSTTGATLTAPNTLGVLRGMQTFLQLIHLGQSGFVVDNTLVRDQPRFPWRGLLLDSSRHFQPIANVLEELDAMEMVKMNVLHWHLSDDQGFRVESLHYPKLQGMGSDGHFYTQQQIREVIEYARDRGIRVVPEFDMPGHAKSWFVGYPELAAMPGPYGVLHHITAEEWEHPDPRQDPAMDPTKEEVYRFLDSFVAEMAALFPDAYFHIGGDECDGKQWDATPHVHSFMKAHSLKDNAALQAYFTGRVQQLVTKHGKIPVGWDEILQPDTPKNVVIQSWRGQRSLFQAVSRGYRGILSAGYYIDLNQPAGQHYLVDPAVLPSPDQRDPTARGEVVPERLSPQQETAILGGEATEWTEYISPETLSNRIWPRLAAIAERLWSPQANRDVSTMYTRLDWISHELRLQGIQNGGVLTPMVERIANTTAVDHLLALGAIVQPPLDYQRESLPGQSYDEFRPLIHLVDAIPAESTAARHFALLAHAIATGTATTAEHVEARQLLTRWSHLDADEAAWMSNNELTAELVPVSRSVARTAEIGLAALDCIEHTRCEATESKDQKLAELKRLEVLTPAALRNMIAVSSSELVKATP, encoded by the coding sequence ATGCCAGGATTTCTCCGAGCCAAGCAGTTCCACTCTTCGTCCCTCCTCAGCCAAATCCTCATGCTGACCATGTCGGCACCCATGCTGGGACACACTGCGGCGGGGCAAAGCAAGGCGTCGGTCCCGCCCGCGTCTGCTTCGCCTCTCCGGCAAAACGTCACGGTTCCAGCACTCATGCCTCTGCCTGCGTCATGGACGACTGGCACCGGTTCCATGCAGATCGACGCAGGCTTTCAGGTGGTACTCACCGGTTATCGCGAGCCGAGGCTCGAGCGCGCTGCACAGCGTCTTCAGCAGCGCATCGCTCGCAAGACCGGGATCAGCTTTCTTCCGCAGTCAGACGGAAAGCATCTTGCATTGACCGTAAGCACCGCTGGAGCCAGCAAGGCCGTGCAGGAGCTGGGAGAGGATGAGTCTTACGTACTGAAGGTGAGCACGACTGGAGCAACGTTGACCGCACCGAACACCTTGGGCGTGCTGCGAGGGATGCAGACCTTCCTACAGCTCATCCACCTGGGTCAGAGCGGATTCGTAGTGGACAACACACTCGTCCGCGACCAGCCACGCTTTCCCTGGCGCGGGCTCCTTCTGGATTCGTCGCGGCACTTCCAGCCAATCGCAAACGTGCTCGAAGAGTTAGACGCCATGGAGATGGTCAAGATGAATGTTCTCCACTGGCACCTGAGCGACGATCAAGGATTCCGCGTAGAGAGCCTGCATTATCCAAAGCTCCAGGGCATGGGTTCTGACGGACACTTCTACACGCAGCAGCAGATTCGCGAGGTCATCGAATACGCTCGCGACCGCGGCATTCGCGTCGTGCCGGAGTTCGACATGCCCGGCCATGCGAAATCGTGGTTCGTGGGGTATCCGGAGCTAGCGGCTATGCCGGGCCCTTACGGAGTCTTACACCACATCACGGCGGAGGAATGGGAGCATCCCGATCCCAGGCAGGATCCTGCCATGGACCCGACCAAGGAAGAGGTATACCGATTCCTGGATAGCTTCGTGGCAGAGATGGCTGCTCTGTTTCCCGACGCCTACTTCCACATCGGTGGGGATGAATGCGACGGCAAGCAGTGGGATGCAACGCCGCATGTTCACTCGTTCATGAAAGCGCATAGCCTCAAGGACAATGCGGCGTTGCAGGCATACTTCACGGGCCGAGTGCAGCAACTGGTCACCAAACACGGAAAAATCCCGGTGGGATGGGACGAAATCCTGCAACCCGACACGCCGAAAAACGTGGTCATCCAGTCTTGGCGCGGACAACGCAGTTTGTTCCAGGCGGTCTCGCGAGGCTACCGCGGCATTCTGTCTGCCGGGTACTACATCGACCTGAACCAGCCTGCCGGGCAGCACTATCTGGTCGATCCGGCTGTGCTCCCTTCACCCGATCAGCGAGATCCCACCGCACGGGGCGAAGTGGTGCCGGAGCGCCTGTCCCCTCAGCAGGAAACAGCCATTCTGGGCGGCGAGGCAACGGAGTGGACTGAGTACATCTCGCCGGAAACCCTAAGCAATCGTATTTGGCCTCGCCTCGCAGCGATCGCCGAACGCCTCTGGTCGCCGCAGGCGAACCGGGATGTGAGCACGATGTACACGCGGCTGGATTGGATCTCGCACGAATTACGTCTCCAAGGCATTCAGAACGGCGGTGTGCTGACGCCCATGGTGGAGCGAATAGCCAATACGACCGCGGTCGATCACCTGCTTGCACTGGGCGCGATTGTGCAGCCGCCGCTCGACTATCAGCGCGAGAGTTTGCCGGGGCAGAGCTACGACGAGTTCCGTCCGCTGATCCACTTGGTTGATGCGATACCAGCTGAAAGCACTGCGGCCCGTCATTTCGCCCTTCTGGCCCACGCCATTGCTACGGGTACCGCGACGACTGCAGAGCACGTGGAAGCACGCCAGTTGCTGACGCGGTGGTCTCATTTGGATGCTGACGAAGCGGCTTGGATGAGCAACAATGAACTCACGGCGGAGTTGGTTCCCGTATCTCGGTCTGTAGCACGAACGGCGGAGATCGGCCTCGCGGCGCTCGATTGCATCGAGCACACGCGTTGTGAGGCCACCGAAAGCAAAGATCAGAAGCTGGCTGAGCTGAAGCGCCTTGAGGTGCTTACGCCTGCCGCCCTGCGCAACATGATCGCGGTGTCCTCGAGCGAGTTGGTGAAAGCCACCCCGTAG
- a CDS encoding SIS domain-containing protein: MSDAKPVRWIAGVEPAPELLRATGTEILELECRQQPEVLQALLQSYRSDPQITEELKWFRTIAVDRPGPILLIGMGASFCSSISASALLQSNGRPAFSVDAGEWLHFGLPAWYGQSLSVLLTTSGESAELVKLFQVGAGRPMGLICNNPASTCWELARHRLPIIAGPEYGNATKTYTNSTAAAIIMASEILGVPWQSDAEHAVAVFARALQPIFSMRQELDGFCAGAANIEIVGRGAGYGAAVMSALCIREMSGFRAAPHTGAGFRHGPNLDVDASHLAIILALGRAPELGLKLAEECIRRGGKVILVSSQQHRRTEQLLPVHIESVAEPWEGITSLLVPQALTLAMVERMGCRLPPRFQYGVMEQ, encoded by the coding sequence ATGAGCGATGCGAAGCCAGTTCGGTGGATCGCAGGCGTTGAACCCGCGCCGGAGTTGTTGCGTGCCACGGGCACGGAGATCCTGGAGCTGGAGTGTCGCCAGCAGCCCGAAGTTCTGCAGGCGCTCCTGCAGAGCTATCGCAGCGATCCGCAGATCACGGAAGAGCTCAAATGGTTCCGCACTATTGCCGTGGATCGCCCAGGTCCTATTCTGTTGATCGGCATGGGAGCGTCCTTTTGCTCGTCGATCAGCGCATCTGCGCTCCTGCAATCCAACGGACGGCCCGCGTTTTCGGTGGACGCGGGCGAGTGGTTGCATTTCGGTCTGCCCGCCTGGTACGGGCAAAGTCTGTCGGTGCTTCTCACTACGTCCGGCGAGAGTGCGGAACTGGTCAAGCTGTTCCAAGTCGGTGCGGGTCGGCCCATGGGGCTCATCTGCAACAACCCTGCGAGCACCTGCTGGGAGTTAGCGAGGCATCGGCTGCCGATTATCGCGGGCCCCGAATACGGCAACGCGACGAAAACGTATACGAACAGCACGGCGGCAGCCATCATCATGGCTTCTGAGATCCTGGGTGTTCCGTGGCAGAGCGATGCCGAGCATGCGGTGGCAGTCTTCGCTCGCGCCCTCCAACCGATCTTCAGCATGCGGCAGGAGCTCGATGGCTTCTGTGCCGGTGCGGCCAATATCGAGATTGTGGGCCGGGGTGCAGGCTACGGAGCCGCGGTGATGAGCGCGCTGTGCATCCGCGAGATGAGCGGGTTCCGCGCAGCGCCACATACCGGAGCAGGCTTTCGGCATGGCCCTAATCTTGATGTAGACGCATCTCACTTGGCTATCATTCTGGCGCTGGGCCGCGCGCCGGAGCTTGGCCTCAAACTTGCGGAGGAGTGTATTCGCCGCGGCGGCAAGGTCATCCTGGTCTCGTCACAGCAGCATCGTCGAACCGAGCAGCTTCTCCCCGTGCACATTGAATCCGTGGCGGAGCCGTGGGAGGGGATTACCTCGTTGCTGGTGCCCCAGGCGCTGACACTGGCGATGGTGGAGCGCATGGGATGCCGGTTGCCGCCACGCTTTCAGTACGGCGTCATGGAGCAATAG
- a CDS encoding TetR/AcrR family transcriptional regulator encodes MQAAIQKIAQEGVSASTASIPKAAKVDEGSLFRYFADKDTLLNEVYLAIKSDMKRSLTEPFPTKSSLKKRAEHLWNG; translated from the coding sequence ATCCAGGCAGCGATTCAGAAGATCGCCCAGGAAGGTGTGTCGGCATCCACTGCGAGCATCCCGAAAGCTGCCAAGGTTGATGAAGGTTCGCTGTTCCGCTATTTCGCGGACAAGGACACACTGCTAAACGAGGTGTACCTCGCGATCAAAAGCGATATGAAGCGATCGCTCACAGAGCCGTTTCCGACGAAGAGTTCGCTGAAGAAGCGAGCAGAGCACCTGTGGAATGGATAG
- a CDS encoding ROK family protein encodes MQHATETIRHSLAPATQGYVLGVDIGGTNLRLALASRKGRIVSRLCTTTVGTRNPEDVLRQIVDGADIMLQEQGLGRQHLRCIGAGAPGITDVDNGVVVATSYLFGWKDVPLARLLEEALHVPAAIDNDVNLATLAEGWAGTAKGETDFVFLAVGTGIGAGIMLRGALLRGKDWLAGEIGYMVVPGTSEAPDAPGIPGALERVSGGEGIRTVWGEHCSARGMKQSPEVTTAEIFELARNGDEFSQSIVEQCATPLAYAIHNMALVLNVPLVVMGGSVGTNPMYLSAVRAALQRRSHRSTPVLGASGLDRDAQLIGAVRLAMSKLADRQR; translated from the coding sequence ATGCAGCACGCAACGGAAACCATACGACATTCTCTGGCTCCTGCGACCCAGGGCTACGTGCTTGGCGTTGACATCGGTGGCACGAACCTCCGGCTTGCGCTCGCATCGCGAAAGGGCAGGATCGTGTCGCGTTTGTGCACTACGACGGTGGGCACCCGTAATCCAGAAGACGTGTTGCGGCAGATTGTGGATGGTGCGGACATCATGCTGCAGGAACAGGGCCTGGGTCGGCAGCATCTCCGCTGCATCGGAGCAGGCGCGCCCGGCATCACGGACGTGGACAACGGCGTCGTCGTCGCTACCTCCTACCTGTTTGGCTGGAAGGATGTGCCGCTGGCCCGGCTCCTGGAAGAAGCTCTGCATGTGCCCGCCGCCATCGACAACGACGTGAATCTCGCGACCCTTGCGGAAGGTTGGGCCGGTACAGCGAAAGGTGAAACCGACTTCGTCTTTCTTGCGGTTGGCACCGGGATTGGCGCGGGCATCATGCTGCGTGGTGCGTTGTTGCGCGGTAAAGATTGGCTAGCCGGTGAGATCGGCTACATGGTGGTCCCGGGCACAAGTGAGGCACCCGATGCACCCGGCATACCGGGCGCGCTGGAGCGAGTATCGGGTGGCGAAGGGATCCGAACGGTGTGGGGGGAACATTGCAGTGCAAGGGGTATGAAGCAATCGCCAGAGGTAACGACGGCAGAAATCTTCGAACTCGCGCGGAACGGTGACGAGTTCTCACAGTCGATTGTGGAGCAGTGCGCAACTCCCCTTGCCTACGCCATTCACAATATGGCGCTCGTGCTCAATGTGCCGTTGGTCGTGATGGGCGGCAGTGTTGGCACGAACCCAATGTATCTTTCCGCCGTACGTGCGGCGCTGCAAAGGCGCTCGCATCGCAGTACTCCCGTGCTGGGCGCGAGCGGGCTGGATCGCGATGCACAGCTCATCGGCGCGGTGCGCTTGGCTATGAGCAAACTTGCCGACCGACAGCGCTGA
- a CDS encoding response regulator transcription factor: MGNAAHRSHVLIVEDDAKLASALVSGIEAEGYAASLATSAEEGFFLLHSGRPDLMILDVTLPQRSGIDLLRQLRKERVDVRVLMLTSHNTIEDRVEGLRTGADDYLGKPFSFPELLARIEALLRRTLPQENSHEVRVADLCLNTKYRTGTRAGSTLELSQREFDLLLYLAENAGRIVSREMLARDVWKETSRFTPLDNVIDVQIARLRKKIDDSHSVKLLQTVRGLGFALREPQA, encoded by the coding sequence TTGGGAAACGCAGCGCACAGGTCGCACGTTCTGATCGTGGAAGATGACGCCAAGTTGGCGTCAGCCCTCGTCTCTGGAATCGAGGCGGAAGGATACGCTGCATCGCTGGCCACTTCCGCAGAGGAGGGCTTTTTCCTGCTGCACAGCGGACGGCCCGACTTGATGATTCTGGATGTCACGCTGCCCCAGCGCAGCGGTATCGATCTCTTACGACAGTTGCGGAAGGAGCGCGTCGACGTGCGCGTTCTGATGCTGACCTCGCACAACACGATAGAAGATCGGGTAGAAGGCCTGAGGACGGGCGCGGACGACTACCTGGGAAAGCCATTTTCTTTCCCGGAACTGCTGGCGCGCATTGAGGCCCTGCTCCGCCGGACGTTGCCCCAGGAGAATTCGCATGAGGTCAGGGTCGCCGATCTATGTCTGAACACGAAGTATCGCACCGGAACGAGAGCCGGTTCGACTCTTGAATTGTCGCAGCGTGAGTTCGACCTGCTGCTTTATCTGGCAGAGAACGCGGGCCGAATCGTGTCGCGTGAAATGTTGGCACGCGATGTGTGGAAGGAGACCTCGCGCTTTACTCCGCTGGACAACGTCATCGATGTACAGATTGCGCGCCTGCGCAAGAAAATCGACGACAGCCATTCAGTCAAGCTACTGCAGACGGTGCGGGGACTTGGCTTCGCCTTGCGGGAGCCGCAGGCATGA
- a CDS encoding sugar porter family MFS transporter, translated as MTETNVPHWNVDRSFVLRVSVIAALSGLLYGYDMGIIAAALLYVRNTFDLSAGMEEAVVSVVLLGAMLGALLGGTVADRIGRKKTLVQAALIFVCGSVLAPLSPNVGVLIVARAVLGLAIGFTSVTAPVYVSELAPPQSRGGLIGLYQLALTLGIAIANLVGYFLSGQKAWRLMFGIGAAPAILFLMLVLSVPESARWLASKQRFEEAAAVIRSYAAEPAATWLLQEIRQSVAAKLDQRWASLWSPGIRKPLAIAVSFTVLQQITGINTIIYYGPQIFAMAGFGSDQSDILATFVVAAVNVLATLIALALVDRIGRKPLLYGGVSGMMVSLVAISLAFHSASGRLLGTVAIVSLIAYILCFAASLGPIAWILVSEVFPQRVRGRGVAAATLGSGLANAAVSLTFLSLIHAVGSPATFALFALFCLVTLVFVRFGVPETMGRELESISFAPTADAPAYDQLEPSH; from the coding sequence ATGACGGAGACAAACGTACCGCATTGGAACGTTGACCGGAGCTTTGTGCTTCGTGTTTCCGTCATCGCTGCTCTGAGTGGCTTGCTGTACGGCTATGACATGGGCATCATCGCTGCTGCCCTTCTTTACGTGCGCAACACCTTCGACCTGAGCGCAGGGATGGAAGAGGCGGTGGTGAGCGTCGTACTTCTGGGCGCAATGCTGGGTGCGCTGCTTGGCGGCACCGTTGCCGATCGCATCGGTCGCAAGAAGACTCTGGTGCAGGCTGCGCTGATTTTTGTGTGTGGTTCAGTGCTGGCGCCTCTCTCTCCGAATGTCGGCGTCCTGATTGTTGCGCGTGCGGTACTAGGCCTGGCAATCGGCTTCACCTCGGTGACCGCGCCGGTATACGTTTCCGAGTTGGCGCCACCACAATCCCGCGGTGGGCTCATCGGCCTGTACCAGCTCGCTCTTACGTTGGGCATCGCCATTGCGAATCTGGTCGGATACTTTCTTTCTGGCCAGAAAGCCTGGCGGCTCATGTTCGGCATCGGCGCGGCGCCGGCCATTCTTTTTCTCATGCTGGTCCTAAGCGTTCCAGAGAGTGCACGCTGGCTCGCGTCGAAGCAGCGCTTTGAGGAGGCAGCAGCTGTCATCCGCAGCTACGCGGCCGAGCCCGCGGCAACATGGCTCTTGCAGGAAATCCGACAGAGCGTGGCTGCCAAGCTCGATCAGAGGTGGGCTTCGCTGTGGAGCCCCGGCATTCGCAAGCCGCTGGCAATTGCGGTCTCGTTTACTGTGCTGCAGCAGATCACCGGCATTAACACGATCATTTACTACGGGCCGCAGATCTTCGCCATGGCGGGATTCGGTTCAGATCAGAGCGACATTCTTGCGACCTTTGTGGTCGCGGCGGTGAATGTCCTGGCGACCTTGATCGCACTGGCGCTTGTGGACCGCATCGGGCGAAAGCCGCTTCTGTATGGCGGCGTGAGCGGGATGATGGTCTCGCTCGTGGCAATTTCTCTCGCCTTCCACTCCGCTTCGGGCAGGCTCCTGGGCACCGTCGCTATCGTCTCGCTTATCGCCTACATCCTGTGCTTTGCCGCCAGCTTGGGGCCGATCGCGTGGATCCTGGTCTCAGAAGTCTTCCCGCAACGCGTTCGCGGCCGAGGTGTGGCTGCGGCAACGCTTGGCTCCGGCTTGGCAAACGCTGCGGTCTCGCTCACATTCCTCTCGCTAATTCACGCCGTCGGTAGCCCTGCGACCTTCGCTCTCTTTGCCCTGTTCTGTCTGGTGACTCTGGTGTTTGTTCGCTTCGGAGTGCCAGAGACGATGGGCCGCGAGCTGGAGAGCATCAGCTTTGCGCCGACGGCCGACGCGCCCGCCTACGATCAACTTGAACCGAGCCACTAA